Proteins encoded by one window of Streptomyces sp. ALI-76-A:
- a CDS encoding response regulator transcription factor, whose product MIRVALVDDQALMRAGFRALLEAEDGIEVVGEAADGAQGVALVRARRPDIALIDVQMPVMTGIEATRRIAADPALSAVRVVILTNYGLDEYVFEALRAGASGFLLKDTEPADLLQAIEVVARGEALLSPSVTRTLIGEFVARPPDRATAPGLEHLTRREREVTALAARGLTNEEIAAHMVISPFTAKTHVSRAMTKLGARDRAQLVVFAYESGLVTARGGG is encoded by the coding sequence ATGATCAGAGTGGCCCTGGTCGACGACCAGGCGCTGATGCGCGCGGGCTTCCGGGCGCTGCTGGAGGCCGAGGACGGCATCGAGGTGGTCGGCGAGGCGGCGGACGGCGCACAGGGGGTGGCGCTGGTGCGCGCCCGGAGGCCCGACATCGCGCTGATCGACGTCCAGATGCCGGTGATGACGGGCATCGAGGCGACCCGCCGCATCGCCGCCGACCCGGCGCTGTCCGCCGTCCGCGTGGTGATCCTCACCAACTACGGCCTCGACGAGTACGTCTTCGAGGCGCTGCGGGCGGGCGCGAGCGGCTTCCTGCTGAAGGACACCGAACCCGCCGACCTGCTCCAGGCCATCGAGGTGGTCGCCCGCGGCGAGGCCCTGCTGTCCCCGTCGGTCACCCGCACCCTGATCGGCGAGTTCGTCGCCCGGCCCCCCGACCGGGCCACCGCCCCCGGCCTGGAACACCTCACCCGCCGCGAACGCGAGGTCACCGCCCTGGCCGCCCGCGGCCTCACCAACGAGGAGATCGCCGCCCACATGGTCATCAGCCCGTTCACCGCGAAGACCCACGTCAGCCGTGCCATGACCAAGCTCGGCGCCCGGGACCGGGCCCAACTGGTGGTGTTCGCCTATGAGTCCGGCCTGGTGACGGCACGCGGCGGCGGCTGA
- a CDS encoding ABC transporter ATP-binding protein translates to MNDVQIGRLAKSYGPEAPVLQGLDLSVPGGSLAAVLGPSGCGKTTLLRVVAGFLRADAGTVTVGGRVLTGPGVHLPPERRRVGIVPQEGALFPHLSVARNVAFGLTGLDRGERRRRTEEMLDLVGLAGYGDRMPHELSGGQQQRVALARALAPRPALVLLDEPFNALDSALRTGVRADVRAALRATGATALLVTHDQQEALSTADLVAVVRQGRIAQCATPQELYRRPADPWVAGFVGDAVLLRGTVGDDGSTATTPLGTVTLAAPPNGRRTGTVVLRPEQLRLTGADAAGAVRGTVTDVCFYGHDAKVTVAVRGLDHTVDVRVAGPLSVGPGQETGIRVTGEVTLHP, encoded by the coding sequence ATGAACGACGTCCAGATCGGGCGACTCGCCAAGTCCTACGGCCCCGAAGCGCCCGTCCTCCAGGGACTGGACCTCTCGGTGCCGGGCGGTTCGCTGGCCGCCGTGCTCGGGCCCTCCGGATGCGGCAAGACCACCCTGCTGCGCGTCGTGGCGGGCTTCCTGCGCGCCGACGCGGGAACGGTCACCGTCGGCGGACGCGTCCTGACCGGCCCCGGTGTCCATCTGCCCCCGGAGCGGCGCCGCGTCGGCATCGTCCCCCAGGAGGGGGCGCTCTTCCCTCATCTCAGCGTGGCGCGCAACGTGGCCTTCGGCCTGACCGGGCTCGACCGCGGGGAACGGCGCCGCCGTACGGAGGAGATGCTCGACCTGGTCGGCCTCGCCGGGTACGGCGACCGGATGCCGCACGAGCTGTCCGGGGGCCAGCAGCAGCGCGTCGCCCTGGCCAGGGCCCTCGCCCCGCGCCCCGCCCTGGTCCTGCTCGACGAACCCTTCAACGCCCTGGACAGCGCCCTGCGCACCGGAGTCCGGGCCGACGTACGCGCCGCCCTGCGGGCGACCGGGGCCACCGCGCTGCTGGTCACCCACGACCAGCAGGAGGCGCTCTCCACCGCCGACCTCGTGGCCGTCGTACGGCAGGGCCGGATCGCCCAGTGCGCCACCCCGCAGGAGCTGTACCGGCGCCCAGCGGATCCCTGGGTGGCCGGCTTCGTGGGCGACGCCGTCCTCCTGCGGGGGACGGTCGGCGACGACGGCTCCACGGCAACCACACCGCTCGGCACCGTGACCCTGGCCGCACCGCCGAACGGGCGGCGCACCGGCACGGTGGTCCTCCGCCCCGAGCAGCTGCGCCTCACCGGCGCGGACGCCGCGGGCGCGGTGCGGGGCACCGTGACCGACGTGTGCTTCTACGGCCACGACGCCAAGGTGACCGTCGCCGTACGGGGCCTCGACCACACGGTGGACGTCCGAGTCGCGGGCCCCCTGTCGGTCGGCCCCGGACAGGAGACCGGCATCCGGGTGACGGGCGAGGTCACGCTGCATCCGTAG
- a CDS encoding iron ABC transporter permease codes for MTTAPSAARPAGAPAPAGRRRLPATRANGSGRRPPLVLLVPACVAALFALLPLGYLAVRALERGPGYAWGVVADARTLHLVGRSLGLTAVVVVACLALGVSLAWLTVRTALPGARAWSVLAALPLAVPSYVAAFAWLAALPGVSGFAGAALALTLVSFPYVHLPVAAALRGIDPAQEEAAHSLGHGPLRTFLRVTLPQLRPAAAGGALLVALYVLSDFGAVSLMRYDTFTRAIHTSYRASFDRTPAAALSVVLVVMTVALVAAEARTRGRAGHARTGGGTARPAAPVPLGRWRLPALAWCAAVVAAAVAFPLGTLGYWLAVGSSATWDLGAVTEAAGATLGVAAAGAALTTLLALPVGVIAARHRGRGARLLEQAAYAGHALPGITVALSLVFFAVRYAYPLYQELPLLVCAYAVLFLPVAVGATRAAVLQAPPVLEDVARSLGRSPLRVLREVTVPLAAPGVAAGAALTFVVCMKELPATLLLRPTGVDTLATRLWTETGAGSFAAAAPYAAALILLAAVPSYLLGRHRA; via the coding sequence GTGACCACAGCCCCCTCCGCGGCCCGCCCGGCCGGAGCACCCGCTCCGGCCGGGCGCCGACGCCTTCCCGCCACCCGCGCCAACGGCTCCGGCCGCCGACCCCCGCTGGTCCTGCTCGTCCCCGCCTGCGTGGCCGCCCTGTTCGCCCTGCTGCCGCTCGGCTACCTCGCCGTCCGCGCCCTCGAACGCGGTCCGGGCTACGCGTGGGGCGTCGTCGCCGACGCCCGCACCCTCCACCTGGTGGGGCGCAGCCTCGGCCTGACGGCGGTGGTCGTGGTGGCCTGCCTGGCCTTGGGTGTCTCGCTGGCCTGGCTGACCGTGCGCACCGCCCTGCCGGGGGCCCGTGCCTGGTCGGTGCTGGCCGCCCTGCCGCTCGCCGTGCCCAGCTATGTCGCCGCCTTCGCCTGGCTCGCCGCCCTGCCCGGCGTCTCGGGGTTCGCCGGCGCCGCGCTCGCGCTGACGCTGGTGAGCTTTCCGTACGTCCACCTGCCCGTCGCCGCCGCGCTGCGCGGCATCGACCCGGCCCAGGAGGAGGCCGCCCACTCCCTCGGCCACGGCCCCCTGCGCACGTTCCTGCGGGTCACCCTCCCCCAGCTCCGGCCGGCCGCCGCGGGCGGGGCGCTGCTCGTCGCGCTGTACGTGCTCTCCGACTTCGGTGCCGTCTCGCTGATGCGGTACGACACGTTCACCCGGGCCATCCACACCTCCTACCGCGCCTCCTTCGACCGCACGCCGGCCGCCGCGCTCAGTGTCGTGCTGGTGGTGATGACGGTGGCGCTGGTCGCCGCCGAGGCCCGCACCCGGGGCCGCGCGGGACACGCGAGGACCGGCGGCGGAACGGCCCGCCCGGCCGCCCCGGTCCCGCTGGGGCGGTGGCGCCTGCCCGCCCTCGCGTGGTGCGCGGCGGTGGTGGCCGCCGCCGTCGCCTTCCCGCTCGGCACCCTCGGCTACTGGCTGGCCGTCGGTTCCTCCGCGACCTGGGACCTCGGCGCCGTCACCGAGGCCGCCGGGGCCACGCTCGGCGTCGCCGCCGCCGGAGCCGCCCTCACCACCCTGCTCGCGCTGCCCGTCGGAGTGATCGCCGCACGCCACCGGGGGCGCGGCGCCCGGCTGTTGGAGCAGGCCGCCTACGCGGGACACGCGCTGCCCGGCATCACGGTCGCGCTCTCCCTGGTCTTCTTCGCGGTCCGCTACGCCTATCCGCTCTACCAGGAACTCCCGCTGCTGGTCTGCGCGTACGCCGTCCTGTTCCTGCCGGTCGCGGTGGGCGCCACCCGGGCCGCCGTCCTTCAGGCGCCGCCCGTGCTGGAGGACGTGGCCCGCTCGCTCGGCAGGTCGCCGCTGCGGGTCCTGCGCGAGGTGACCGTGCCGCTGGCCGCACCGGGGGTGGCCGCCGGCGCCGCCCTCACCTTCGTCGTCTGCATGAAGGAACTTCCCGCCACCCTGCTGCTGCGCCCCACCGGCGTGGACACCCTCGCCACCCGCCTGTGGACCGAGACCGGAGCCGGCTCCTTCGCCGCCGCCGCGCCCTACGCCGCCGCACTCATCCTGCTCGCCGCAGTCCCCTCCTACCTCCTGGGCAGGCACCGCGCATGA
- a CDS encoding iron ABC transporter substrate-binding protein, protein MRRPSARRITALVTAGLLLPALAACGSDDDKGGSADGGDSSLVIYSGRNEKLVKPILDKLEKAVGSKVEVRYGDSAELAAQILEEGDRTKAGLFFSQDAGALGALSKEGMLAKLPQSSLDEVEPAYRGGAGDWVGLSGRVRVIAYNPDKVAEAEVPDSVHDVVKPEWKGKVGFAPTNASFQAFVTGMRVLEGDDATRAWLKDLKANGRTYAHNLATLDAVEAGEVSLGLVNHYYWYERVAEKGEDQVDAELKFLPGKDPGALINVAGVGILKDGGQTATAQKAVDYLLGKEAQTYFADRTKEYPLAAGVTSDVEGLPPFDSLNSPDIDLGKLESLQETLAMLQDVGLV, encoded by the coding sequence ATGCGACGCCCCTCGGCTCGCCGGATCACCGCGCTCGTCACGGCCGGCCTGCTTCTCCCCGCCCTCGCCGCCTGCGGCTCAGACGACGACAAGGGCGGCTCGGCGGACGGCGGCGACTCCTCCCTCGTCATCTACTCCGGGCGCAACGAGAAGCTGGTCAAGCCGATCCTCGACAAGCTGGAGAAGGCCGTCGGCAGCAAGGTCGAGGTGCGGTACGGCGACAGCGCCGAACTGGCCGCGCAGATCCTGGAGGAGGGCGACCGCACCAAGGCCGGGCTGTTCTTCTCGCAGGACGCGGGCGCGCTCGGCGCCCTCTCCAAGGAGGGCATGCTGGCGAAGCTGCCGCAGTCGAGCCTCGACGAGGTGGAGCCCGCCTACCGCGGCGGCGCCGGCGACTGGGTGGGGCTGTCGGGGCGCGTGCGGGTCATCGCGTACAACCCGGACAAGGTCGCCGAGGCCGAGGTCCCGGACAGCGTCCACGACGTGGTGAAGCCCGAGTGGAAGGGCAAGGTCGGCTTCGCGCCCACCAACGCCTCCTTCCAGGCCTTCGTCACCGGCATGCGCGTCCTGGAGGGCGACGACGCCACCCGCGCGTGGCTGAAGGACCTGAAGGCCAACGGCAGGACGTACGCCCACAACCTCGCCACCCTCGACGCCGTGGAGGCCGGCGAGGTCTCCCTCGGTCTGGTCAACCACTACTACTGGTACGAGCGGGTCGCCGAGAAGGGCGAGGACCAGGTCGACGCCGAGCTCAAGTTCCTGCCGGGCAAGGACCCCGGCGCGCTGATCAACGTGGCCGGCGTCGGCATCCTGAAGGACGGCGGCCAGACCGCGACCGCCCAGAAGGCCGTCGACTACCTGCTGGGCAAGGAGGCGCAGACCTACTTCGCCGACCGGACGAAGGAGTACCCGCTGGCCGCGGGGGTCACCAGCGACGTCGAGGGCCTGCCGCCGTTCGACTCCCTCAACTCCCCCGACATCGACCTCGGCAAGCTGGAGTCTCTCCAGGAGACGCTGGCCATGCTCCAGGACGTCGGGCTGGTCTGA
- a CDS encoding AMP-binding protein, with product MIDRFGPLSAPSALPSPRITAPCPRPPVRRQGVPFARDLAAYGDRTALFTPQGEVSYRALAARVAATAERLGPARRLVLLAGANRADALVVLLAALAAGHPVLLVPGDSAGTLDALTAAYDPDVVARPDGHGTWVLDERRSESAHTLHPDLALLLSTSGSTGSPKLVRLSADNLQANAESIATYLGIRDTDRAATTLPPHYCYGLSVIHSHLLRGAGLILTERSVADAGFWEEFRAARGTSLAGVPYTFDLLDRVGFTRMRLPHLRYVTQAGGRLAPERVAHYAESGRRAGWELFVMYGQTEATARMAYLPPALAAERPQAVGVPIPGGSFRIRPVDGVDEPDTGELVYSGPNVMLGYAESAADLARGRTVEELHTGDIARRAPDGLYEIVGRRSRFAKILGLRIDPRRVEAILEEHGIRAFCAGDDDTLAVLAVRSEGADPARVRRLVADGCGLPPRAVRVRTVPELPRLASGKPDHEAVRRLAREPEAPPGDATTGDGLRDLYAEILDRADVTEDSSFVGLGGDSLSYVEMSLRLEQALGVLPADWHTTPIRELRGLDARRPARTPGRIRRPRRTLDTGIALRAIGIVLIVGSHIPVFAVQGGAHVLLGVAGFNFARFHLTAHERRERLRRLRRSIARIALPSMVWITFALLLTREYDLANIVLANSLLARDNSDPEWRYWFVEALVYFLTGLAVLLAVPLLDRVERRGPFAFALALVALGLVGRYDPWGLAAVRHHLSPTVVFFLFALGWAAARARTTGHRLLLTAVLLVTVPGLFPGGQPLRTSVVVGGLTLLLWIPALPSTDPLNRLAGILAGSSLYIYLTHFHVYPYLRDHSPVLALLASLTVGVMYGAVATRVTRRLL from the coding sequence GTGATAGATCGTTTCGGGCCCCTTTCGGCCCCGTCCGCCCTGCCGTCGCCGCGCATCACGGCACCCTGCCCACGACCGCCCGTACGGCGTCAGGGAGTCCCGTTCGCCCGCGACCTCGCGGCGTACGGCGACCGCACCGCGCTTTTCACGCCACAGGGCGAGGTCAGCTACCGGGCACTCGCCGCCCGGGTCGCCGCCACCGCCGAACGCCTCGGCCCCGCACGCCGCCTGGTCCTGCTGGCCGGCGCGAACCGCGCCGACGCCCTGGTGGTGCTCCTCGCGGCCCTCGCGGCCGGCCACCCCGTCCTGCTCGTCCCCGGCGACAGCGCCGGCACCCTCGACGCCCTGACCGCCGCGTACGACCCGGACGTGGTCGCGCGGCCGGACGGCCACGGCACCTGGGTGCTCGACGAACGCCGGTCCGAGAGCGCCCACACCCTGCACCCGGACCTGGCGTTGCTGCTCAGCACCTCCGGTTCGACGGGCTCGCCCAAACTGGTCCGGCTCTCCGCCGACAACCTCCAGGCCAACGCCGAGTCCATCGCCACGTACCTGGGCATCCGCGACACCGACCGCGCGGCCACGACCCTGCCACCGCACTACTGCTACGGCCTGTCCGTCATCCACAGCCACCTGCTGCGCGGCGCCGGGCTGATCCTCACCGAACGGTCGGTGGCCGACGCCGGCTTCTGGGAGGAGTTCCGCGCCGCCCGCGGCACCTCGCTCGCCGGGGTGCCGTACACCTTCGACCTGCTCGACCGGGTCGGGTTCACCCGCATGCGCCTGCCCCACCTGCGGTACGTCACCCAGGCCGGCGGACGCCTGGCGCCCGAACGGGTCGCCCACTACGCCGAGTCGGGCCGCCGCGCGGGCTGGGAGCTGTTCGTGATGTACGGGCAGACCGAGGCGACCGCCCGTATGGCGTATCTGCCCCCCGCCCTCGCCGCCGAGCGCCCGCAGGCCGTCGGGGTGCCGATCCCCGGCGGCTCCTTCCGGATCCGGCCGGTGGACGGCGTCGACGAACCGGACACCGGCGAACTCGTCTACTCGGGCCCGAACGTCATGCTCGGCTACGCCGAGAGCGCGGCGGACCTCGCACGGGGCCGGACCGTCGAGGAACTGCACACCGGAGACATCGCCCGACGCGCGCCCGACGGGCTGTACGAGATCGTGGGGCGCCGCAGCCGCTTCGCCAAGATCCTGGGCCTGCGGATAGACCCGCGGCGCGTCGAGGCGATCCTCGAGGAACACGGCATACGCGCGTTCTGCGCGGGCGACGACGACACGCTGGCCGTGCTGGCGGTCCGGTCCGAGGGAGCCGACCCCGCCCGCGTCCGGCGCCTCGTCGCGGACGGCTGCGGTCTGCCGCCCCGCGCGGTCCGCGTGCGGACGGTCCCCGAACTCCCGCGGCTCGCCTCGGGCAAGCCCGACCACGAGGCCGTACGGCGGCTGGCGCGCGAGCCGGAGGCCCCGCCCGGGGACGCGACCACCGGCGACGGCCTGCGCGACCTCTACGCCGAGATCCTCGACCGGGCCGACGTCACCGAGGACAGCAGCTTCGTCGGCCTCGGCGGCGACTCGCTCTCCTACGTCGAGATGTCACTGCGGCTGGAACAGGCGCTGGGCGTCCTCCCCGCCGACTGGCACACCACACCGATCCGGGAACTGCGCGGCCTCGACGCCCGGCGCCCGGCCAGGACCCCGGGCCGCATCCGCAGGCCGCGGCGCACCCTGGACACCGGAATCGCCCTGCGCGCGATCGGCATCGTCCTGATCGTGGGCTCGCACATCCCGGTGTTCGCCGTCCAGGGCGGCGCCCACGTGCTGCTCGGCGTCGCCGGGTTCAACTTCGCCCGCTTCCACCTCACCGCGCACGAACGCCGGGAGCGCCTGCGCAGGCTGCGGCGCAGCATCGCGCGCATCGCCCTGCCGAGCATGGTGTGGATCACCTTCGCGCTGCTGCTGACCCGCGAGTACGACCTGGCCAACATCGTGCTGGCCAACAGCCTCCTCGCACGGGACAACTCCGACCCGGAGTGGCGGTACTGGTTCGTCGAGGCGCTCGTCTACTTCCTGACCGGCCTCGCGGTACTGCTGGCGGTGCCGCTGCTCGACCGCGTGGAGCGGCGCGGCCCGTTCGCCTTCGCCCTGGCCCTGGTCGCCCTGGGACTGGTCGGACGGTACGACCCCTGGGGGCTGGCGGCCGTTCGCCACCACCTCAGCCCCACCGTCGTCTTCTTCCTGTTCGCGCTGGGCTGGGCGGCGGCACGCGCCCGCACGACCGGGCACCGGCTGCTGCTGACCGCCGTCCTCCTGGTCACCGTGCCGGGACTGTTCCCCGGCGGACAGCCCCTGCGGACCTCCGTCGTCGTGGGCGGCCTGACGCTGCTGCTGTGGATCCCCGCCCTGCCCAGCACGGACCCGCTCAACCGGCTCGCGGGCATCCTGGCGGGCAGTTCGCTGTACATCTACCTGACGCACTTCCACGTCTACCCCTACCTGCGGGACCACTCCCCGGTCCTGGCGCTGCTGGCCTCCCTGACGGTCGGTGTGATGTACGGGGCCGTCGCCACGCGGGTGACACGCAGGCTGCTCTGA
- a CDS encoding LysR substrate-binding domain-containing protein: MDDFIAYPHVVVRFLTEGQAMVERRLDEYGLRRPVCLRVPYFSAAATAVPGTELIATLPRHAVLAYADDPAYRVAAPPEELPPFPYGIAWHPRVDGDPAHQWLRRVVRETATQVFGRGPADDGSAAGT, from the coding sequence ATGGACGACTTCATCGCGTACCCGCACGTCGTCGTCAGGTTCCTGACCGAGGGCCAGGCCATGGTCGAGCGCCGGCTCGACGAATACGGACTGCGCCGTCCCGTGTGCCTGCGCGTGCCCTACTTCTCCGCGGCGGCGACCGCGGTGCCGGGCACGGAACTCATCGCCACCCTCCCGCGCCACGCCGTTCTCGCCTACGCCGACGACCCGGCCTACCGCGTCGCCGCGCCCCCGGAGGAACTCCCGCCCTTCCCGTACGGCATCGCCTGGCATCCCCGGGTCGACGGCGACCCCGCTCACCAGTGGCTGCGGCGAGTGGTGCGGGAGACCGCCACGCAGGTGTTCGGGCGGGGGCCGGCGGACGACGGCTCGGCGGCGGGGACGTGA
- a CDS encoding twin-arginine translocation signal domain-containing protein yields MSQHSRRSVLKSGGVAAAAVMVPLQGAECACPTATARPPPAGSRVTGGPVRPGPRKQRGYAERMSGRPTDGHGHRGQVCDSRLVPP; encoded by the coding sequence ATGTCCCAACACAGCAGGCGCAGCGTACTGAAATCCGGGGGCGTCGCGGCGGCCGCGGTCATGGTTCCCCTGCAAGGGGCGGAGTGCGCCTGTCCGACCGCGACGGCCCGTCCACCCCCTGCGGGCAGCCGGGTGACCGGCGGTCCGGTTCGACCCGGGCCAAGGAAACAACGGGGGTACGCCGAGCGGATGTCGGGTAGACCGACCGACGGACACGGACACCGAGGTCAGGTATGCGATTCACGACTCGTCCCACCCTGA
- a CDS encoding gamma-glutamyltransferase has protein sequence MRFTTRPTLSGTFGMVSSTHWLASQSAMAVLEDGGNAYDAAVAGAFVLHVVEPHLNGPAGEVPILLAPAGGRVRVLCGQGVAPAGATVAHYRGLGLDLVPGTGPLAAAVPGAFDAWMLLLRDHGTKSLADVLRYAIGYAEHGHAPVENVGATVETVRELFETEWTTSAHVYLPGGRVPRPGELFRNPALAATWRRLLDEVAGAGDREARIEAAREVWRTGFVAEALVRQAQRPTLDTSGARHAGTLTAEDLAGWSATYEAPATYDWNGWTVCKAGPWSQGPVLLQQLALLPPELPRYGSADYVHLLIEGCKLAMADREAWYGDAAEVPLDALLSDAYNAGRRQLIGERASHDLRPGSPGGRVPRLCAHARAVDADSGSRGGDGRGPGVPGVGEPTVAKYPTSPVPGEPEAGAGADGRIRGTGPQVDADGRTRGDTCHLDVVDRWGNMVSATPSGGWLQSNPVVPELGFPLGTRLQMTWLEDGLPNSLTPGRRPRTTLTPSIALRDGVPVMAFGTPGGDQQDQWQLHFFLAVAQRAQVRGGLDLQGAIDAPNWHNDSFPGSFYPRGMRPGSVTVEARTDPAVVAELRRRGHDVTVGEPWSEGRLCAVARDPRTGILSAAANPRGMQGYAVGR, from the coding sequence ATGCGATTCACGACTCGTCCCACCCTGAGCGGCACCTTCGGCATGGTGTCGTCCACGCACTGGCTGGCCTCCCAGTCGGCGATGGCCGTCCTGGAGGACGGCGGCAACGCGTACGACGCGGCCGTGGCGGGCGCGTTCGTGCTGCACGTCGTCGAACCGCATCTCAACGGGCCCGCCGGCGAGGTGCCGATCCTGCTCGCGCCGGCGGGCGGCCGGGTACGGGTCCTGTGCGGACAGGGCGTCGCGCCGGCCGGGGCGACGGTCGCCCACTACCGGGGGCTCGGTCTGGACCTCGTCCCCGGGACCGGGCCGCTCGCCGCCGCCGTACCCGGCGCCTTCGACGCCTGGATGCTCCTGCTGCGGGACCACGGCACCAAGTCCCTCGCCGACGTCCTCAGGTACGCCATCGGGTACGCCGAGCACGGTCACGCGCCCGTGGAGAACGTCGGGGCGACCGTCGAGACCGTGCGGGAGCTGTTCGAGACCGAGTGGACGACGTCCGCGCACGTGTACCTGCCCGGCGGAAGGGTCCCCCGGCCCGGGGAGCTGTTCCGCAATCCCGCCCTCGCGGCCACCTGGCGGCGCCTCCTCGACGAGGTCGCCGGAGCGGGGGACCGGGAGGCGCGGATCGAGGCCGCGCGGGAGGTGTGGCGCACCGGGTTCGTCGCCGAGGCGCTGGTCCGGCAGGCCCAGCGGCCCACCCTGGACACCAGCGGTGCCCGTCACGCCGGCACGCTCACCGCCGAGGATCTCGCCGGCTGGTCCGCGACCTACGAGGCGCCGGCGACGTACGACTGGAACGGCTGGACCGTGTGCAAGGCCGGCCCGTGGAGCCAGGGCCCGGTGCTCCTCCAGCAACTCGCCCTGCTTCCGCCCGAGCTGCCCCGGTACGGCTCGGCCGACTACGTCCATCTGCTGATCGAGGGCTGCAAGCTCGCCATGGCCGACCGGGAGGCCTGGTACGGGGACGCGGCCGAGGTGCCGCTCGACGCGCTGCTCTCCGACGCGTACAACGCGGGGCGACGGCAGCTCATCGGTGAGCGGGCCTCCCACGACCTGCGGCCCGGCAGCCCCGGCGGGCGTGTTCCGCGGCTGTGCGCCCACGCGCGCGCGGTGGATGCGGACAGCGGCTCGCGGGGCGGCGACGGGCGGGGCCCGGGCGTTCCGGGGGTGGGTGAGCCCACCGTCGCGAAGTACCCCACGTCTCCGGTGCCGGGCGAACCCGAGGCCGGCGCCGGCGCCGACGGGCGCATCCGTGGCACCGGACCCCAGGTCGACGCCGACGGCCGCACCCGAGGGGACACCTGTCACCTCGACGTCGTCGACCGGTGGGGCAACATGGTCTCCGCCACGCCCAGCGGGGGCTGGCTCCAGTCCAACCCCGTGGTGCCCGAGCTCGGTTTCCCGCTCGGGACCCGGCTGCAGATGACCTGGCTGGAGGACGGCCTGCCGAACTCCCTCACCCCGGGCCGCCGCCCCCGCACCACCCTCACCCCCTCGATCGCGCTGCGGGACGGCGTTCCGGTGATGGCGTTCGGCACACCGGGCGGGGACCAGCAGGACCAGTGGCAGCTGCACTTCTTCCTCGCGGTCGCGCAGCGCGCCCAGGTCCGCGGCGGGCTCGACCTCCAGGGCGCGATCGACGCCCCGAACTGGCACAACGACAGCTTCCCCGGCTCCTTCTACCCGCGCGGCATGCGGCCGGGCAGTGTCACCGTGGAGGCCCGCACGGACCCGGCCGTCGTCGCGGAACTGCGCCGGCGCGGACACGACGTGACCGTGGGCGAGCCCTGGTCGGAGGGCCGGCTGTGCGCGGTCGCCCGGGACCCACGGACGGGCATCCTCTCGGCGGCGGCGAACCCGCGGGGCATGCAGGGGTACGCGGTGGGGCGCTGA
- a CDS encoding inositol monophosphatase family protein, with protein sequence MIEDTETIDEFLARHAADVQEAVRKAAAAEIMPRFRRLAAHEVDQKNGPHDLVTDADRNAELYLTEALGALLPGSIVVGEEAVHANPASYEALQGDTPVWIVDPVDGTRQFVHGDPGFCTLVALAQRGVLLASWTYAPALDRMATAVRGQGAFLDGERLRPGPPEPGRDLRVATSHPDYTTDDQKQALLGLWTEGVAPRACGSAGLEYLAVARGESDATAFSWEAAWDHAAGLLLVEEAGGVHLTRAGEPFRVTGHNTLPFTAARDEATARRVIGLLRTQ encoded by the coding sequence ATGATCGAAGACACGGAAACCATCGACGAGTTTCTCGCCCGCCACGCCGCCGACGTGCAGGAGGCCGTCCGCAAGGCGGCCGCGGCCGAGATCATGCCGCGCTTCCGCCGGCTCGCCGCGCACGAGGTCGACCAGAAGAACGGCCCGCACGATCTGGTGACGGACGCCGACCGCAATGCCGAGCTGTACCTCACCGAGGCGCTCGGTGCCCTGCTGCCCGGCTCGATCGTGGTCGGCGAGGAGGCGGTGCACGCCAACCCGGCGTCCTACGAGGCCCTCCAGGGCGACACCCCGGTCTGGATCGTCGATCCCGTCGACGGGACACGGCAGTTCGTGCACGGCGACCCCGGTTTCTGCACCCTGGTCGCGCTCGCGCAGCGCGGCGTGCTCCTCGCCTCGTGGACGTACGCCCCGGCCCTCGACCGGATGGCCACGGCCGTCCGCGGACAGGGCGCGTTCCTCGACGGCGAGCGGCTGCGCCCCGGCCCCCCTGAGCCGGGCCGTGACCTGCGCGTCGCCACCTCGCACCCGGACTACACGACCGACGACCAGAAGCAGGCACTGCTGGGCCTGTGGACCGAGGGGGTGGCACCCCGCGCCTGCGGCTCGGCCGGTCTGGAGTACCTGGCCGTCGCCCGGGGCGAGTCGGACGCCACGGCGTTCTCGTGGGAGGCGGCCTGGGACCACGCGGCCGGTCTGCTCCTGGTGGAGGAGGCGGGCGGCGTCCACCTGACCCGCGCGGGCGAGCCGTTCCGCGTCACCGGCCACAACACCCTGCCCTTCACCGCGGCCCGCGACGAGGCCACGGCCCGCCGGGTGATCGGGCTGCTGAGAACGCAGTAG